In the genome of Candidatus Nanopelagicales bacterium, one region contains:
- a CDS encoding NUDIX domain-containing protein, translated as MGRRIACVGAVVRARDGRLLVVRRGREPARGTWSLPGGRVEAGETDPQAVAREVREETGLIVEVGGHVGTVERDAGSGDVYVIRDYAARAADGAEPTAGDDADDARWVTEDELRSLTTSPELVETLESWGLLRPPG; from the coding sequence GTGGGACGGCGGATCGCGTGCGTCGGGGCGGTGGTGCGGGCCCGGGATGGTCGGCTCCTGGTGGTGCGGCGCGGCCGCGAGCCAGCGCGCGGCACCTGGTCGCTGCCCGGCGGCCGGGTCGAGGCCGGCGAGACCGACCCGCAGGCGGTCGCCCGCGAGGTCCGCGAGGAGACCGGCCTGATCGTCGAGGTCGGCGGCCACGTCGGGACCGTGGAGCGCGACGCCGGGAGCGGGGACGTGTACGTCATCCGCGACTACGCCGCCCGCGCCGCCGACGGGGCCGAGCCGACCGCAGGCGACGACGCCGACGACGCGCGCTGGGTCACCGAGGACGAACTGCGGTCACTGACCACCAGCCCGGAGCTGGTCGAGACGCTGGAGTCCTGGGGCCTCCTGCGGCCCCCCGGCTGA
- a CDS encoding PD-(D/E)XK nuclease family protein — translation MTQASLDGMPRRLFVASPSKLTTWLDCPRRYALTYLERRPSAGTWAHNSVGASIHNALRDWWSLDRPRRTPQAAAALVRRGWIDQGFRDAEQSARWRELAAESTDRYAATLDPDDEPAGTERTVGVTTAVLALNGRVDRIDRRGDALVVVDYKTGRRVPTEDDVRGSLALAAYAAAVRRTLKRPCTRVELHHVPSGVRVGWEHTDASLARHLGRMDDIAEEAAAAERAWREDPDRDITAFEARTGVLCGWCDLRDHCPQGRAAAPAKAPWAALVEPGTAGDDAPPDPEDVLP, via the coding sequence ATGACCCAGGCCAGCCTCGACGGGATGCCCCGTCGGCTCTTCGTGGCGTCGCCCAGCAAGCTCACCACCTGGCTGGACTGCCCGCGCCGCTACGCCCTGACCTACCTCGAGCGCCGTCCCTCGGCCGGCACCTGGGCCCACAACAGCGTCGGCGCGAGCATCCACAACGCGCTGCGCGACTGGTGGTCGCTGGACCGGCCGCGGCGGACGCCGCAGGCGGCCGCCGCACTGGTGCGGCGCGGCTGGATCGACCAGGGCTTCCGCGACGCCGAGCAGTCCGCGCGGTGGCGCGAGCTCGCGGCCGAGTCGACCGATCGGTACGCCGCCACGCTCGACCCCGACGACGAGCCGGCCGGCACCGAGCGGACCGTCGGCGTCACCACCGCCGTGCTCGCCCTCAACGGCCGGGTGGACCGCATCGACCGCCGCGGCGACGCGCTCGTCGTCGTCGACTACAAGACCGGCCGCCGGGTGCCGACGGAGGACGACGTGCGCGGGTCGCTCGCCCTGGCCGCGTACGCCGCCGCCGTCCGGCGCACCCTCAAGCGGCCGTGCACCCGGGTGGAGCTGCACCACGTCCCCAGCGGGGTCCGGGTCGGCTGGGAGCACACCGATGCCTCGCTGGCCCGCCACCTGGGTCGGATGGACGACATCGCCGAGGAGGCCGCCGCGGCCGAGCGCGCGTGGCGGGAGGACCCCGACCGCGACATCACCGCCTTCGAGGCCCGTACCGGTGTCCTGTGCGGCTGGTGCGACCTGCGCGACCACTGCCCGCAGGGGCGGGCCGCCGCTCCGGCGAAGGCGCCGTGGGCGGCGCTGGTCGAGCCCGGGACGGCAGGAGACGACGCGCCGCCGGACCCGGAGGATGTCCTGCCCTGA
- a CDS encoding DUF6758 family protein has translation MSRGEPVCPRCARALHPPGVWSSAWRCDLHGEVVPLQPSLTPGAEQLASVASRAEVPVWVPWPLPIGWLVTGVRYAGEDRGPARAVATACSGPGLLGGPVDLVLVAEEPGIGLGAHYAGLSSTDPGPDIARLPSDTKVSAAGHPTPLWSVPLPEDRSVYVGEAAGLWLWLVVWPVGEWMVVHDELTLVDLRAPGHGLDVPFGAPTPRLAS, from the coding sequence GTGAGCCGCGGTGAGCCGGTGTGTCCCCGGTGCGCCCGCGCCCTGCACCCGCCCGGAGTGTGGTCCAGCGCCTGGCGCTGCGACCTGCACGGCGAGGTCGTCCCCCTCCAGCCCTCCCTCACCCCCGGGGCCGAGCAGCTCGCCTCCGTCGCCTCCCGCGCGGAGGTCCCCGTCTGGGTGCCGTGGCCGCTCCCGATCGGCTGGCTGGTGACCGGGGTCCGCTACGCCGGCGAGGACCGCGGGCCGGCGCGCGCCGTGGCCACCGCCTGCTCCGGCCCGGGCCTGCTCGGCGGCCCGGTCGACCTGGTGCTGGTGGCCGAGGAGCCGGGGATCGGCCTGGGGGCCCACTACGCCGGCCTGTCCTCCACCGACCCGGGACCGGACATCGCCCGGCTGCCGTCGGACACGAAGGTCTCCGCCGCCGGGCACCCGACCCCGCTGTGGTCGGTGCCGCTGCCGGAGGACCGCTCCGTCTACGTCGGCGAGGCCGCGGGGCTGTGGCTGTGGCTGGTCGTCTGGCCGGTGGGGGAGTGGATGGTGGTCCACGACGAGCTGACCCTGGTCGACCTGCGGGCCCCCGGCCACGGCTTGGACGTGCCGTTCGGCGCGCCGACGCCGCGGCTGGCCTCATGA